A section of the Macadamia integrifolia cultivar HAES 741 chromosome 9, SCU_Mint_v3, whole genome shotgun sequence genome encodes:
- the LOC122090016 gene encoding ribokinase-like isoform X4: protein MSSSSPSYQPSPEAASASLPPLPEKRIVLGCGGVCMDFLAVVAAFPKPGDKIRSTTSKVQGGGNAANTLTCAARLGLNPRFISKVADDARGRAILEELKADGVDTSYIVAWTKAPSMPSALVSILLRLPNVKFVIVTLGVDGCIMLDRCVEAEVPELEEIEVERVVELLKQKIDYENTIPTCISSKSVIRLRADGIGKMNGRLLVGTTEKIPASELIDTTGAGDAFIGAILYAICVEMPPEKMLPFAAQVATARCRALGA from the exons ATGTCGTCGTCATCTCCCTCGTACCAGCCATCACCAGAAGCAGCTTCAGCTTCGCTTCCTCCACTCCCTGAGAAGCGCATCGTT TTGGGTTGCGGCGGTGTCTGCATGGATTTCTTGGCAGTGGTGGCTGCTTTTCCTAAACCAGGTGACAAGATTCGCTCCACCACCTCCAAG GTTCAAGGGGGTGGCAATGCTGCGAATACATTGACTTGTGCTGCTCGTTTGGGTCTCAATCCAAGGTTCATTTCTAAG GTTGCTGATGATGCTCGAGGGAGAGCTATACTGGAGGAGTTAAAAGCTGATGGCGTAGATACTTCTTATATTGTG GCATGGACGAAGGCCCCATCAATGCCAAGTGCACTGGTATCAATCCTTTTGAGATTACCAAATGTCAAATTTGTGATCGTTACCCTTGGAGTTGATGGCTGCATAATGCTTGATAGATGTGTAGAAG CAGAAGTTCCTGAGCTGGAAGAGATTGAGGTGGAAAGGGTGGTTGAATTATTGAAACAGAAAATTGATTACGAAAATACTATCCCAACATGCATTTCATCCAAA TCAGTAATAAGGTTGAGAGCAGATGGGATTGGGAAGATGAATGGGAGGTTACTTGTAGGAACAACTGAGAAGATACCAGCTTCAGAGCTAATTGACACCACTGGTGCTGGAGATGCATTCATTGGAGCAATTCTTTATG CTATTTGTGTGGAAATGCCACCAGAGAAAATGCTGCCCTTTGCTGCTCAAGTG GCAACAGCTCGATGCAGAGCTTTAGGGGCTTGA
- the LOC122090016 gene encoding ribokinase-like isoform X6, with protein sequence MSSSSPSYQPSPEAASASLPPLPEKRIVLGCGGVCMDFLAVVAAFPKPGDKIRSTTSKVQGGGNAANTLTCAARLGLNPRFISKVADDARGRAILEELKADGVDTSYIVAWTKAPSMPSALVSILLRLPNVKFVIVTLGVDGCIMLDRCVEGTTEKIPASELIDTTGAGDAFIGAILYAICVEMPPEKMLPFAAQVVRIFHLVQIFCAKTKLSDLCLWHFLQATARCRALGA encoded by the exons ATGTCGTCGTCATCTCCCTCGTACCAGCCATCACCAGAAGCAGCTTCAGCTTCGCTTCCTCCACTCCCTGAGAAGCGCATCGTT TTGGGTTGCGGCGGTGTCTGCATGGATTTCTTGGCAGTGGTGGCTGCTTTTCCTAAACCAGGTGACAAGATTCGCTCCACCACCTCCAAG GTTCAAGGGGGTGGCAATGCTGCGAATACATTGACTTGTGCTGCTCGTTTGGGTCTCAATCCAAGGTTCATTTCTAAG GTTGCTGATGATGCTCGAGGGAGAGCTATACTGGAGGAGTTAAAAGCTGATGGCGTAGATACTTCTTATATTGTG GCATGGACGAAGGCCCCATCAATGCCAAGTGCACTGGTATCAATCCTTTTGAGATTACCAAATGTCAAATTTGTGATCGTTACCCTTGGAGTTGATGGCTGCATAATGCTTGATAGATGTGTAGAAG GAACAACTGAGAAGATACCAGCTTCAGAGCTAATTGACACCACTGGTGCTGGAGATGCATTCATTGGAGCAATTCTTTATG CTATTTGTGTGGAAATGCCACCAGAGAAAATGCTGCCCTTTGCTGCTCAAGTGGTAAGGATATTCCATCTAGTGCAAATATTTTGTGCAAAGACGAAGTTATCTGATTTGTGCCTTTGGCATTTTTTGCAGGCAACAGCTCGATGCAGAGCTTTAGGGGCTTGA
- the LOC122090016 gene encoding uncharacterized protein LOC122090016 isoform X7: MSLLTAKRRHVHVFSLQETLAWCQMIFLKQAYHLHWMMQDSHTLMAWTKAPSMPSALVSILLRLPNVKFVIVTLGVDGCIMLDRCVEAEVPELEEIEVERVVELLKQKIDYENTIPTCISSKSVIRLRADGIGKMNGRLLVGTTEKIPASELIDTTGAGDAFIGAILYAICVEMPPEKMLPFAAQVVRIFHLVQIFCAKTKLSDLCLWHFLQATARCRALGA; encoded by the exons ATGTCATTGTTGACAGCCAAAC GAAGACACGTACATGTATTTTCACTTCAGGAAACCCTCGCATGGTGCCAGATGATCTTTCTCAAACAAGCTTATCATCTGCATTGGATGATGCAAGATTCGCATACTTTGATG GCATGGACGAAGGCCCCATCAATGCCAAGTGCACTGGTATCAATCCTTTTGAGATTACCAAATGTCAAATTTGTGATCGTTACCCTTGGAGTTGATGGCTGCATAATGCTTGATAGATGTGTAGAAG CAGAAGTTCCTGAGCTGGAAGAGATTGAGGTGGAAAGGGTGGTTGAATTATTGAAACAGAAAATTGATTACGAAAATACTATCCCAACATGCATTTCATCCAAA TCAGTAATAAGGTTGAGAGCAGATGGGATTGGGAAGATGAATGGGAGGTTACTTGTAGGAACAACTGAGAAGATACCAGCTTCAGAGCTAATTGACACCACTGGTGCTGGAGATGCATTCATTGGAGCAATTCTTTATG CTATTTGTGTGGAAATGCCACCAGAGAAAATGCTGCCCTTTGCTGCTCAAGTGGTAAGGATATTCCATCTAGTGCAAATATTTTGTGCAAAGACGAAGTTATCTGATTTGTGCCTTTGGCATTTTTTGCAGGCAACAGCTCGATGCAGAGCTTTAGGGGCTTGA
- the LOC122090016 gene encoding ribokinase-like isoform X1: MSSSSPSYQPSPEAASASLPPLPEKRIVLGCGGVCMDFLAVVAAFPKPGDKIRSTTSKVQGGGNAANTLTCAARLGLNPRFISKVADDARGRAILEELKADGVDTSYIVAWTKAPSMPSALVSILLRLPNVKFVIVTLGVDGCIMLDRCVEAEVPELEEIEVERVVELLKQKIDYENTIPTCISSKSVIRLRADGIGKMNGRLLVGTTEKIPASELIDTTGAGDAFIGAILYAICVEMPPEKMLPFAAQVVRIFHLVQIFCAKTKLSDLCLWHFLQATARCRALGA, translated from the exons ATGTCGTCGTCATCTCCCTCGTACCAGCCATCACCAGAAGCAGCTTCAGCTTCGCTTCCTCCACTCCCTGAGAAGCGCATCGTT TTGGGTTGCGGCGGTGTCTGCATGGATTTCTTGGCAGTGGTGGCTGCTTTTCCTAAACCAGGTGACAAGATTCGCTCCACCACCTCCAAG GTTCAAGGGGGTGGCAATGCTGCGAATACATTGACTTGTGCTGCTCGTTTGGGTCTCAATCCAAGGTTCATTTCTAAG GTTGCTGATGATGCTCGAGGGAGAGCTATACTGGAGGAGTTAAAAGCTGATGGCGTAGATACTTCTTATATTGTG GCATGGACGAAGGCCCCATCAATGCCAAGTGCACTGGTATCAATCCTTTTGAGATTACCAAATGTCAAATTTGTGATCGTTACCCTTGGAGTTGATGGCTGCATAATGCTTGATAGATGTGTAGAAG CAGAAGTTCCTGAGCTGGAAGAGATTGAGGTGGAAAGGGTGGTTGAATTATTGAAACAGAAAATTGATTACGAAAATACTATCCCAACATGCATTTCATCCAAA TCAGTAATAAGGTTGAGAGCAGATGGGATTGGGAAGATGAATGGGAGGTTACTTGTAGGAACAACTGAGAAGATACCAGCTTCAGAGCTAATTGACACCACTGGTGCTGGAGATGCATTCATTGGAGCAATTCTTTATG CTATTTGTGTGGAAATGCCACCAGAGAAAATGCTGCCCTTTGCTGCTCAAGTGGTAAGGATATTCCATCTAGTGCAAATATTTTGTGCAAAGACGAAGTTATCTGATTTGTGCCTTTGGCATTTTTTGCAGGCAACAGCTCGATGCAGAGCTTTAGGGGCTTGA
- the LOC122090016 gene encoding ribokinase-like isoform X2 produces the protein MSSSSPSYQPSPEAASASLPPLPEKRIVLGCGGVCMDFLAVVAAFPKPGDKIRSTTSKVQGGGNAANTLTCAARLGLNPRFISKVADDARGRAILEELKADGVDTSYIVAWTKAPSMPSALVSILLRLPNVKFVIVTLGVDGCIMLDRCVEEVPELEEIEVERVVELLKQKIDYENTIPTCISSKSVIRLRADGIGKMNGRLLVGTTEKIPASELIDTTGAGDAFIGAILYAICVEMPPEKMLPFAAQVVRIFHLVQIFCAKTKLSDLCLWHFLQATARCRALGA, from the exons ATGTCGTCGTCATCTCCCTCGTACCAGCCATCACCAGAAGCAGCTTCAGCTTCGCTTCCTCCACTCCCTGAGAAGCGCATCGTT TTGGGTTGCGGCGGTGTCTGCATGGATTTCTTGGCAGTGGTGGCTGCTTTTCCTAAACCAGGTGACAAGATTCGCTCCACCACCTCCAAG GTTCAAGGGGGTGGCAATGCTGCGAATACATTGACTTGTGCTGCTCGTTTGGGTCTCAATCCAAGGTTCATTTCTAAG GTTGCTGATGATGCTCGAGGGAGAGCTATACTGGAGGAGTTAAAAGCTGATGGCGTAGATACTTCTTATATTGTG GCATGGACGAAGGCCCCATCAATGCCAAGTGCACTGGTATCAATCCTTTTGAGATTACCAAATGTCAAATTTGTGATCGTTACCCTTGGAGTTGATGGCTGCATAATGCTTGATAGATGTGTAGAAG AAGTTCCTGAGCTGGAAGAGATTGAGGTGGAAAGGGTGGTTGAATTATTGAAACAGAAAATTGATTACGAAAATACTATCCCAACATGCATTTCATCCAAA TCAGTAATAAGGTTGAGAGCAGATGGGATTGGGAAGATGAATGGGAGGTTACTTGTAGGAACAACTGAGAAGATACCAGCTTCAGAGCTAATTGACACCACTGGTGCTGGAGATGCATTCATTGGAGCAATTCTTTATG CTATTTGTGTGGAAATGCCACCAGAGAAAATGCTGCCCTTTGCTGCTCAAGTGGTAAGGATATTCCATCTAGTGCAAATATTTTGTGCAAAGACGAAGTTATCTGATTTGTGCCTTTGGCATTTTTTGCAGGCAACAGCTCGATGCAGAGCTTTAGGGGCTTGA
- the LOC122090016 gene encoding ribokinase-like isoform X3 yields the protein MSSSSPSYQPSPEAASASLPPLPEKRIVLGCGGVCMDFLAVVAAFPKPGDKIRSTTSKVQGGGNAANTLTCAARLGLNPRFISKVADDARGRAILEELKADGVDTSYIVAWTKAPSMPSALVSILLRLPNVKFVIVTLGVDGCIMLDRCVEAEVPELEEIEVERVVELLKQKIDYENTIPTCISSKSVIRLRADGIGKMNGRLLVGTTEKIPASELIDTTGAGDAFIGAILYGNSSMQSFRGLKWSSMANRSTPGSIFMLEHQHINRLCWKTITWVVVR from the exons ATGTCGTCGTCATCTCCCTCGTACCAGCCATCACCAGAAGCAGCTTCAGCTTCGCTTCCTCCACTCCCTGAGAAGCGCATCGTT TTGGGTTGCGGCGGTGTCTGCATGGATTTCTTGGCAGTGGTGGCTGCTTTTCCTAAACCAGGTGACAAGATTCGCTCCACCACCTCCAAG GTTCAAGGGGGTGGCAATGCTGCGAATACATTGACTTGTGCTGCTCGTTTGGGTCTCAATCCAAGGTTCATTTCTAAG GTTGCTGATGATGCTCGAGGGAGAGCTATACTGGAGGAGTTAAAAGCTGATGGCGTAGATACTTCTTATATTGTG GCATGGACGAAGGCCCCATCAATGCCAAGTGCACTGGTATCAATCCTTTTGAGATTACCAAATGTCAAATTTGTGATCGTTACCCTTGGAGTTGATGGCTGCATAATGCTTGATAGATGTGTAGAAG CAGAAGTTCCTGAGCTGGAAGAGATTGAGGTGGAAAGGGTGGTTGAATTATTGAAACAGAAAATTGATTACGAAAATACTATCCCAACATGCATTTCATCCAAA TCAGTAATAAGGTTGAGAGCAGATGGGATTGGGAAGATGAATGGGAGGTTACTTGTAGGAACAACTGAGAAGATACCAGCTTCAGAGCTAATTGACACCACTGGTGCTGGAGATGCATTCATTGGAGCAATTCTTTATG GCAACAGCTCGATGCAGAGCTTTAGGGGCTTGAAGTGGTCTTCCATGGCGAACAGATCCACGCCTGGCTCCATTTTTATGCTAGAGCACCAACATATCAACCGTTTGTGTTGGAAAACAATTACATGGGTAGTTGTTAGATGA
- the LOC122090081 gene encoding uncharacterized protein LOC122090081, producing the protein MSSPNDTIMPSNNISHVNVDIVPEHMLRWIFTLMVFYCFPLLRSCMNSFRVLIGHCRRLEEPVARDPEAPTTEEVERLEAGISINKKFFFVSNFLSSAASGGIFAFLQISKGKAKPTMKHIYIACNVCFATSIVVVVADSFLAIIAFNMGS; encoded by the exons ATGTCATCACCAAACGACACGATTATGCCTTCCAACAATATTTCTCATG TTAACGTTGACATTGTTCCTGAGCATATGCTGAGATGGATTTTCACATTAATGGTTTTTTACTGTTTTCCATTGTTACGATCATGCATGAACTCTTTCCGAGTTCTAATTGGCCATTGTCGGAGACTAGAG GAACCAGTTGCTAGAGACCCTGAAGCTCCTACGACAGAAGAAGTTGAACGTCTTGAGGCCGGAATTTCCATTAACAAAAAATTTTTCTTTGTCAGTAACTTTTTGTCTTCTGCAGCCTCCGGCGGGATCTTTGCCTTCTTGCAAATTAGCAAAGGAAAAGCTAAACCAACAATGAAGCACATCTACATTGCTTGCAATGTGTGCTTCGCCACATCAATCGTTGTTGTGGTTGCAG ATTCATTCTTGGCAATAATAGCTTTCAACATGGGAAGTTGA
- the LOC122090016 gene encoding ribokinase-like isoform X5 codes for MSSSSPSYQPSPEAASASLPPLPEKRIVLGCGGVCMDFLAVVAAFPKPGDKIRSTTSKVQGGGNAANTLTCAARLGLNPRFISKVADDARGRAILEELKADGVDTSYIVAWTKAPSMPSALVSILLRLPNVKFVIVTLGVDGCIMLDRCVEEVPELEEIEVERVVELLKQKIDYENTIPTCISSKSVIRLRADGIGKMNGRLLVGTTEKIPASELIDTTGAGDAFIGAILYAICVEMPPEKMLPFAAQVATARCRALGA; via the exons ATGTCGTCGTCATCTCCCTCGTACCAGCCATCACCAGAAGCAGCTTCAGCTTCGCTTCCTCCACTCCCTGAGAAGCGCATCGTT TTGGGTTGCGGCGGTGTCTGCATGGATTTCTTGGCAGTGGTGGCTGCTTTTCCTAAACCAGGTGACAAGATTCGCTCCACCACCTCCAAG GTTCAAGGGGGTGGCAATGCTGCGAATACATTGACTTGTGCTGCTCGTTTGGGTCTCAATCCAAGGTTCATTTCTAAG GTTGCTGATGATGCTCGAGGGAGAGCTATACTGGAGGAGTTAAAAGCTGATGGCGTAGATACTTCTTATATTGTG GCATGGACGAAGGCCCCATCAATGCCAAGTGCACTGGTATCAATCCTTTTGAGATTACCAAATGTCAAATTTGTGATCGTTACCCTTGGAGTTGATGGCTGCATAATGCTTGATAGATGTGTAGAAG AAGTTCCTGAGCTGGAAGAGATTGAGGTGGAAAGGGTGGTTGAATTATTGAAACAGAAAATTGATTACGAAAATACTATCCCAACATGCATTTCATCCAAA TCAGTAATAAGGTTGAGAGCAGATGGGATTGGGAAGATGAATGGGAGGTTACTTGTAGGAACAACTGAGAAGATACCAGCTTCAGAGCTAATTGACACCACTGGTGCTGGAGATGCATTCATTGGAGCAATTCTTTATG CTATTTGTGTGGAAATGCCACCAGAGAAAATGCTGCCCTTTGCTGCTCAAGTG GCAACAGCTCGATGCAGAGCTTTAGGGGCTTGA